A genomic stretch from Cumulibacter manganitolerans includes:
- a CDS encoding SixA phosphatase family protein, producing the protein MPTLILLRHAKTEPDAVDDWHRELTDRGRAQAHSIGARIAAIRDGARCTVMVSTALRAAQTWEEIAPALDPGVEVLELPSLYVFDERDVLRQIQERGGEAQTLVVIGHNPGISNLARLLIGEDLPDDGSVVKYGALRTCRAAALRVDGPWADLEEGRCTLRALLSPAVD; encoded by the coding sequence GTGCCGACCCTGATCCTGCTTCGCCATGCGAAGACCGAGCCGGACGCCGTCGACGACTGGCACCGCGAGCTGACCGACCGCGGACGCGCCCAGGCCCACTCGATCGGCGCGCGCATCGCGGCGATCCGGGACGGCGCCCGCTGCACCGTCATGGTGTCGACCGCACTGCGTGCCGCGCAGACGTGGGAGGAGATCGCGCCCGCGCTCGACCCGGGCGTCGAGGTGCTCGAGCTGCCGTCGCTGTACGTCTTCGACGAGCGGGACGTCCTCCGGCAGATCCAGGAGCGCGGCGGCGAGGCCCAGACCCTCGTGGTGATCGGGCACAACCCGGGGATCAGCAACCTGGCCAGGCTGCTCATCGGGGAGGACCTTCCCGACGACGGATCGGTCGTGAAGTACGGCGCGCTGCGGACCTGCCGCGCCGCCGCGCTCCGGGTGGACGGGCCGTGGGCCGACCTCGAGGAGGGCCGCTGCACGCTGCGCGCGCTGCTGTCCCCCGCGGTCGACTGA